A window of Streptomyces marispadix contains these coding sequences:
- a CDS encoding tetratricopeptide repeat protein codes for MHSLGRSPMASTQDRNVANTFSGGRSDTVIQAGTAHLHLPTPARHTSLAGLPQPSTAFIGRQGEIDALLRELAPREAAVEQSSVAVVTGLAGVGKTELVLQVARQAMGNSGWFPGGVLFIDIFGYDEDRTVPPERALEEFLRALGVTGEQIPSGLQARTRLFRSLLATYSERGERLLVIVDNAASEEQVRPLLPGDSATAALITSRNTLHVGGYLRELEVLEAKESVDMLHGILRQARTTDTRIDEQLTDAERIAELCGNLPLALHICAALLADSPARPLSSLVRALTDVHRRLDGLQREERSVRAAFELSYRRLTKHQALLFRLLALVPGNGLSTETAAVVADTSFLDAENLLQQLARAHLIDAGMAWGRWRMHDLLRLYASERDRAHDAGNESGAALERLYQHFMTRVRDADTWLRSVRTEDSSSSFRSREEAVSWLKDEREGLVAACGAALEVAPEITCWLAHRLTRFLDHYRYLDDWNAVADLAVAAALRLEDLSEATHALQIHGLAMREVGQLERAQEAHELALKLYRETRDRFGESVALDSLGLVHRHLGRLDDAIKAHTQALRIRSEIGQVEKAPAIRSNLGNTLCQAGRAPEAVEALSAAFDGFNVLGDVRGAAMAQANLGRALVESGREEEAITVCRASLRLADELGDTHVKALALCNRGRALVRTGPANEAADELTQAAELYFSLNDDFLASGALLELGSLYLRIDRPTEAIETLYRAADAARGSGRQIALEKTLIALSDALKSAERFEEAIRAAFEAYELRHTYSDPEAKARAISRLGALFIATDQVECGAAAYADAADVFHSLGNQPVSEGIARQTLGWLLTRLGAPEDSVKAQTRAAELFREADDRTREGNALRDLAESLALLDRLEGAVEACARAVDAFHTAGEHLSEGEALQNLGGFLAADEHWTQSAEATERAASIFRALDEPRLEGRTLHNLGVAQLALNQPSLAIPTYRQAVDLLRAAEDRLSEGHALLNLGAAQLGSDMYAPAAETLSQAIDIFQALDESTLEDQARSVLAAARKAART; via the coding sequence ATGCACAGCCTCGGACGTTCGCCAATGGCTAGTACCCAGGACCGGAATGTCGCGAACACGTTCAGTGGCGGAAGGTCCGACACGGTCATCCAGGCCGGAACGGCCCACCTGCACCTCCCCACTCCCGCTCGCCATACCTCACTCGCTGGGTTGCCACAGCCGAGCACTGCCTTCATTGGGCGCCAAGGGGAGATTGACGCACTGTTACGGGAGCTCGCCCCCCGAGAAGCAGCAGTGGAACAGTCTTCGGTGGCAGTAGTCACAGGACTAGCCGGGGTTGGCAAGACAGAGCTGGTCCTGCAGGTGGCTCGGCAAGCCATGGGGAATTCCGGCTGGTTCCCAGGCGGCGTTCTCTTCATCGATATCTTCGGCTATGACGAAGATCGAACTGTACCGCCGGAGCGCGCGTTGGAAGAATTCCTGCGAGCACTCGGGGTGACCGGGGAACAGATACCCTCGGGTCTTCAGGCCCGCACTCGGCTGTTCCGATCTCTGCTGGCCACGTATTCGGAACGCGGGGAGCGCCTTCTCGTCATTGTGGACAACGCTGCGTCCGAGGAACAGGTCCGACCGCTACTGCCCGGTGACAGTGCGACGGCTGCGCTGATCACTTCCCGAAACACTCTTCATGTGGGCGGTTATTTACGCGAATTGGAAGTCTTAGAAGCGAAGGAATCCGTGGATATGCTACACGGAATCCTGCGACAGGCACGCACCACAGATACGCGTATTGACGAGCAACTCACCGACGCTGAGAGGATCGCAGAACTCTGCGGAAATCTTCCACTGGCCTTGCACATCTGTGCCGCTCTGCTAGCAGATTCGCCGGCCCGACCGCTGTCCTCCCTCGTACGTGCCTTGACCGATGTACACCGAAGGCTCGACGGATTGCAACGGGAAGAGCGGTCGGTACGGGCCGCCTTCGAGCTGTCCTACCGGCGTCTGACGAAACACCAAGCTCTTCTATTCCGTCTCCTTGCACTCGTCCCCGGTAACGGCCTGTCAACCGAAACTGCTGCTGTCGTAGCTGACACGTCCTTCCTAGATGCGGAGAATCTGCTTCAGCAGTTGGCCAGAGCTCACCTCATCGACGCTGGAATGGCCTGGGGCCGCTGGCGGATGCACGACCTGTTGCGGTTGTACGCCAGCGAACGCGATCGGGCCCATGACGCCGGGAACGAGAGCGGAGCGGCTCTGGAACGCCTCTACCAGCACTTCATGACCCGCGTTCGGGACGCCGACACGTGGCTCAGATCTGTGCGTACAGAGGACAGCTCGTCCTCTTTTCGCTCCCGTGAGGAGGCGGTGAGCTGGCTGAAGGACGAGCGTGAGGGGCTGGTCGCCGCATGCGGAGCGGCCCTGGAGGTCGCACCGGAGATCACTTGCTGGCTCGCCCACAGGCTTACACGATTCCTAGACCACTACCGGTACCTCGATGACTGGAACGCCGTGGCGGACCTCGCGGTTGCTGCCGCTCTTCGACTCGAAGACCTATCCGAGGCGACGCATGCGCTACAGATCCACGGCCTCGCCATGAGAGAGGTCGGGCAGCTTGAGAGGGCGCAGGAGGCACACGAGCTTGCCCTCAAGTTGTACCGCGAAACTCGTGACAGGTTTGGCGAGAGCGTTGCCCTGGACAGTCTGGGGCTCGTACACCGGCATCTGGGCAGATTGGACGATGCGATCAAGGCCCACACACAAGCCTTGCGGATCCGAAGCGAGATCGGCCAAGTGGAAAAGGCACCTGCGATTCGCAGCAATCTAGGCAATACCCTGTGTCAGGCGGGACGTGCTCCGGAAGCTGTCGAGGCGTTGAGCGCGGCGTTCGATGGCTTCAATGTTCTCGGGGACGTGCGCGGTGCTGCCATGGCACAGGCAAACTTGGGGCGCGCTCTGGTCGAATCGGGGCGCGAGGAGGAGGCCATTACCGTCTGCCGTGCATCCCTACGCCTGGCAGATGAACTGGGGGATACCCACGTTAAGGCCTTGGCTCTGTGCAATCGTGGCCGCGCGCTTGTGCGCACAGGACCCGCCAACGAGGCAGCCGACGAACTGACTCAGGCGGCCGAGCTCTATTTCTCCTTGAATGACGATTTCTTGGCAAGCGGAGCATTGTTGGAACTCGGGTCGCTGTACTTACGGATCGACCGCCCGACCGAAGCCATCGAGACCCTGTACCGAGCGGCCGACGCGGCACGCGGCTCTGGTCGACAGATCGCTTTGGAAAAAACCCTGATCGCTCTGAGCGATGCCCTGAAAAGCGCAGAGCGCTTCGAGGAGGCCATCAGAGCGGCTTTCGAGGCGTACGAACTCCGTCACACATACAGCGATCCCGAAGCCAAGGCCCGGGCCATTTCCAGGCTCGGAGCACTCTTCATCGCTACGGACCAGGTGGAGTGCGGCGCCGCCGCCTACGCGGATGCTGCCGATGTTTTCCACTCCCTCGGCAACCAACCCGTTTCCGAGGGCATAGCGCGTCAAACACTCGGCTGGCTACTCACGAGGTTGGGAGCGCCTGAGGATTCGGTGAAGGCTCAGACCCGGGCCGCCGAACTCTTCCGAGAAGCCGATGACCGGACGCGAGAGGGTAATGCACTGAGGGACCTTGCAGAGTCACTTGCGCTGTTGGACAGGCTCGAAGGGGCGGTCGAGGCCTGCGCGCGGGCCGTGGATGCGTTTCATACCGCAGGCGAACACCTCAGTGAGGGAGAAGCACTCCAGAATCTCGGAGGGTTTCTGGCCGCCGACGAACATTGGACGCAGTCCGCAGAAGCCACCGAGCGCGCCGCCAGCATTTTCCGCGCACTCGACGAGCCACGCCTCGAAGGGCGCACACTGCATAACCTGGGCGTGGCCCAACTCGCCCTGAACCAACCATCGTTGGCAATACCAACCTACCGCCAAGCGGTAGACCTGCTGCGTGCAGCCGAGGACCGCCTGAGCGAGGGCCACGCACTATTGAACCTCGGCGCCGCTCAACTCGGATCGGACATGTACGCACCAGCGGCTGAAACCCTGAGCCAAGCTATCGACATCTTCCAAGCGCTAGACGAAAGCACACTCGAGGATCAGGCCCGCTCGGTCCTTGCCGCAGCACGCAAGGCCGCTCGTACCTGA
- a CDS encoding VOC family protein: MSEGVRTVIFPVAHPHLGSTRDLFRALLRVEPYIDEEYYVGFRTGGQEIGLDPNGHSKGMTGPVDYWHVEDVEESVATLTDAGAELFQEVQDVGEGKRIAAVQDADGNVIGLLQEAA, encoded by the coding sequence ATGAGCGAAGGCGTGAGGACCGTCATCTTTCCCGTTGCGCATCCGCATCTCGGGAGCACCAGGGATCTCTTCAGGGCGCTCCTGAGGGTGGAGCCCTATATCGACGAGGAGTACTACGTCGGGTTCAGGACCGGTGGGCAGGAGATCGGGCTGGATCCCAACGGGCACAGCAAGGGCATGACGGGACCCGTCGACTACTGGCACGTGGAGGATGTCGAGGAGTCGGTGGCGACGCTCACCGACGCGGGGGCGGAGTTGTTCCAGGAGGTGCAGGACGTGGGGGAGGGGAAGCGGATCGCTGCCGTGCAGGATGCGGACGGCAACGTAATCGGACTGCTTCAGGAAGCCGCCTGA
- a CDS encoding DedA family protein, which yields MESTHWIYAVLVLATMPPMVPNSALVAGAGAMAAAGRLSLPLLVAVLLVSTVTGDIGTFWAGRRSRGRALGWLCRTDARRTTLEWTAARFQRYGVASVIAVRFVPGGRGVGGLTAGVVGYPLRGYLLGAAVAEAIFVSYTVGLGYLGGRFALDGVARWLVGPAVSLLVAGLVLGGQRVRGRGRRGSTSVDSAGPASGIAGSGNSASGRPEPDGPASGRPEPDGPASRRQEPDSYASRRADRGSSQDLRSSDDLRSPLRPADELRPSDDPEPSEDPRPAPGAPRPGPAPEPPGPDFPDPVT from the coding sequence ATGGAGAGCACGCACTGGATCTACGCCGTGCTGGTGCTCGCCACCATGCCGCCGATGGTTCCGAACTCCGCGCTCGTGGCCGGGGCGGGCGCCATGGCCGCGGCGGGACGGCTGAGCCTTCCGTTGCTGGTGGCCGTGCTGCTGGTAAGCACCGTCACCGGCGACATCGGTACGTTCTGGGCCGGTCGCAGATCGCGTGGGCGGGCGCTCGGCTGGCTGTGCCGCACGGACGCACGGCGGACGACGCTGGAGTGGACGGCCGCGCGGTTCCAGCGGTACGGGGTCGCCTCGGTGATCGCCGTGCGGTTCGTACCCGGTGGGCGGGGTGTGGGCGGGCTGACCGCCGGGGTCGTCGGCTATCCGCTGCGCGGATACCTGCTCGGTGCGGCCGTCGCCGAGGCGATCTTCGTCTCGTACACGGTCGGGCTGGGGTATCTGGGGGGACGGTTCGCACTGGACGGCGTGGCGCGCTGGCTGGTGGGGCCCGCGGTGTCGCTGCTCGTCGCGGGGCTCGTGCTGGGCGGGCAGCGGGTCCGCGGGCGCGGGAGGCGGGGTTCCACGAGCGTCGATTCCGCGGGTCCCGCTTCCGGCATCGCCGGTTCCGGTAACTCGGCCTCCGGTCGTCCGGAGCCTGACGGCCCTGCCTCCGGTCGTCCGGAGCCTGACGGCCCTGCCTCCCGTCGTCAGGAGCCCGACAGCTACGCCTCCCGCCGCGCGGATCGCGGCAGTTCCCAGGACCTCCGCTCGTCCGACGACCTCCGCTCGCCCCTCCGTCCCGCCGACGAACTCCGTCCCTCCGACGACCCCGAACCCTCCGAGGACCCCCGCCCCGCCCCCGGCGCCCCTCGCCCCGGTCCCGCCCCGGAGCCGCCCGGTCCCGACTTCCCCGACCCCGTCACATAG